A genomic region of Caenorhabditis elegans chromosome V contains the following coding sequences:
- the glb-3 gene encoding Globin domain-containing protein (Confirmed by transcript evidence) has protein sequence MGNNVPSRRMSRATVHLENSNGADNMSFVDAIHLSPHQVQLLTSTWPRIKTQSSLFTQVFKVLMQRSPVCREMFQKMSIVGGFSSNSVCDLNSHTKLLCELLDSLMTDLHQPAKIVLAKCQDVGAAHVNMNEKCCGVVFDQLGEAFTELITKVECVRSKREAVKSWMCVISYMADSIKSGYMEEWAKKRRSNNHHQPQQYQAAGGSCPYA, from the exons ATGGGCAATAACGTTCCATCTCGAAGAATGAGTCGAGCAACTGTTCATTTAGAGAACAGTAATGGGGCAGATAATATGTCATTTGTGGATGCAATTCATTTATCTCC ACACCAAGTGCAGCTGTTGACATCCACGTGGCCACGTATCAAGACACAAAGCAGTCTGTTCACTCAAGTGTTCAAAGTGTTAATGCAACGTTCCCCAGTTTGTCGAgaaatgttccagaagatGTCAATCGTCGGTGGATTTAGTAGCAATTCAGTGTGTGATCTCAATTCGCATACGAAATTGCTCTGCGAGCTTCTTGATTCCTTAATGACAGACCTACACCAACCAGCCAAGATTGTTCTGGCAAAGTGTCAAGATGTTGGCGCAGCTCATGTGAATATGAATGAAAAGTGTTGTGGAGTAGTATTTGATCAATTGGGTGAAGCATTCACAGAG CTCATCACAAAAGTGGAATGTGTCCGATCAAAACGTGAAGCTGTAAAAAGTTGGATGTGTGTAATATCATATATGGCTGACAGTATTAAAAGTGGTTACATGGAGGAGTGggcaaaaaagagaagaagcaaTAATCATCATCAACCACAACAATATCAAGCTGCTGGTGGATCAT GTCCATATGCATAA